A genomic window from Balaenoptera acutorostrata chromosome 20, mBalAcu1.1, whole genome shotgun sequence includes:
- the GSG1L2 gene encoding germ cell-specific gene 1-like protein 2, whose product MDRARRQRVLALLPVCLALAFSLTAVGSSYWCEGTRRVAKPLCQDHPGVLHCIHYSSGSRDNGTQAVQYIWEMGDDKFTWRRFHLGLWQSCEESLGSAGEKCRSFQSIIPVEEQGVLWLCIGAEVLNILLTLTSAVLLGSRVSYHSSGFHWLKVDASVAILMVLAGLLAMVAHMMYTTVFQITVNIGPEDWKPQTWDYGWSFCLAWGSFALCMVASVTATSRYTAARLELAEQKSVRKGSQLSQHNFQEPKSSEGVWETEAAPSPAGCALVNISEHLPSDAEGKVSMC is encoded by the exons ATGGACCGGGCCAGGCGACAGCGGGTGCTGGCCCTCCTCCCCGTCTGCCTGGCCCTCGCCTTCTCCCTCACGGCCGTGGGCAGCAGCTACTGGTGTGAGGGGACCCGGCGGGTGGCAAAGCCGCTGTGCCAGGACCATCCGGGGGTGCTGCACTGCATCCACTACAGCAGTGGCAGCAGGGACAACGGGACCCAGGCCGTCCAGTACATTTGGGAGATGGGAGACGACAAGTTCACCTGGCGCAGGTTCCACCTGGGGCTCTGGCAGTCATGCGAGGAGAGCCTCGGCAGCGCAG GTGAAAAGTGTAGGAGTTTCCAGAGTATAATACCAGTTGAAGAACAAG GTGTTTTGTGGCTGTGCATTGGGGCTGAGGTCCTGAATATCCTTCTGACATTGACCAGTGCCGTCCTCCTGGGCTCCAGAGTGAGTTATCACAGCTCTGGATTCCACTGGCTCAAGGTGGACGCCTCTGTAGCCATCCTCATGGTGCTTGCAG GGCTCCTAGCCATGGTGGCCCACATGATGTACACAACCGTTTTTCAAATCACCGTGAACATTGGACCAGAAGATTGGAAGCCTCAGACGTGGGACTATGGCTGGTCATTCTG CCTCGCGTGGGGTTCTTTTGCCCTGTGCATGGTTGCATCAGTCACGGCCACGAGCAGATACACGGCAGCCCGCCTGGAATTGGCAGAGCAGAAAAGCGTACGGAAGGGCAGTCAGCTCTCTCAACACAACTTCCAGGAACCCAAGTCTTCAGAAGGTGTTTGGGAAACAGAAGCTGCTCCCAGCCCTGCTGGGTGTGCCCTCGTCAATATATCTGAGCACCTGCCATCAGATGCCGAAGGCAAGGTGTCCATGTGCTAG